The nucleotide window GCTTTGTGCAATCCGTGGCCCCTACACACACGGCAGAGCAGCCCGCATCCATCCAGTGCATGGGCCTGGATTTTGCCAATCGACTCGGACTGGCCGCCGGCATGGATAAATCTGCCAGCGCTGTCGATGCCTGGGCCGCACTCGGCCTGGGCCATGTGGAAGTGGGCACGCTCACACCGCGTCCGCAGCCAGGGAATCCAAAGCCACGCCTCTTCCGCCTACCAGAGCACGATGCGCTGATCAACCGCATGGGCTTTAACAATCCCGGCATCCACAGCGCTGTCACACGCCTGGAAAAGCGCCGCTCCAAGGCCATCGTCGGTGTGAACATCGGTAAAAACTTCGACACCCCGAATGAGGGCGCGGTGAATGATTACCTCTATTGCCTGAAAGTCGCCTACCGCGTCGCTGACTACATCACGGTGAACATCTCCAGCCCGAACACCAAGGGACTCCGCGATCTCCAGGCGGAAGAAGCCGTGCGCCAACTCGTCGCTGCACTGAAAAAGGAGCAAGCCGCCCTCCAGCAAGAACACGGTAAAAAAGTCCCTCTACTCGTCAAAATCGCCCCGGACCTCAACGACCTGCAAATCGAGTCTCTGGCCCGCGTCTTCAATGAGCTGCACCTCGATGGTGTCATCGCCACGAACACCACCATCGACCGCAGCGCCATCACAGGCCACGCCCTAGCCACAGAGACTGGCGGGCTCAGCGGTGCTCCTGTGCGTGAGCGTTCCAGCCTCGTGCTAGAGGCTTTTCGCATGCTGCTGCGTCCAGGCACACCGCTCATCGGCGTCGGCGGCATCACTGCGGGCCCTCACGCCCAGGAAAAGCGCCGCGCCGGAGCTGATCTGGTGCAAATCTATAGCGGCCTCGTCTTCCGTGGCCCCGCACTCATCCGCGAGACCCTCGCCGCCCTCGCCTGAGCATGCCGCAGAGCATCCGGTGAGGAGAAGGGAGCCTTTGGCCCAAAGAACCGGGGCGGATCACTCGATCCGCCCCGGTCCTTTGAAGTGTGTGCCAACAGCCAAGAAGGAACCACTAGGTTTGAGAAACTGGCGACTTAGCAGTCTTGCGACTACTCTTATTGTCTGGAGGTAGTTTCGCACAGTCTGCGGAATGTGTGTCAGGCAGTTGGAAGAGATTTGAAAGGGAATTGTAAAAACAGCCCTTTGGGCTGACTTTTGATCCCTAGTGCTTCTCAGAACTGCTCTAGACTCTCAAAAACACTTCACGCCGCGACCGTCCGTGTAGCAGTCAGACCGACCATTGCTTCCAGCCCTTTCGCGCCTTGCATCCAGGCCGCTTGGTCGTAGGATCGCTGCCCTTTTTCACCCCAAACCCTGAACCAGAACCCCATGAGCACCCCCAAGAACGTCGCAATCGTCGGAGCCACCGGCGCCGTCGGCGTGGAAATGATCCGCTGCCTCGAAGAACGCGCCTTCCCCGTCGCGAAACTGACCCTTCTCGCCTCCGCCCGCAGCGCTGGCAAAAAGCTCAAGTTCAAAGGCCAGGACATCACCATCCAGGAGCTCACGCCAGATTCCTTCCAGGGCATCGACATCGCGCTCTTCAGCGCAGGTGGTGGTATCTCGCGTGATTTTGCCCCGCATGCCGTCAAGGCCGGTGCCGTGGTCGTGGACAATAGCTCCTTCTTCCGCCAGGACCCGAAAGTCCCGCTCGTGGTGCCAGAAATCAATGCCGCCGATGTGAAGGGCCACCAGGGCATCATCGCCAATCCGAACTGCACCACTGCCATCTCGCTGATGGCTCTCTATCCGCTGCATCAGGCCTTTGGCGTGAAGCGCATCTTTGCCAGCAGCTACCAGGCTGTCTCTGGCACTGGAGCACAGGCCATCGAAGAGCTGGCCAATCAATCCCGTGACTGGGCTAGCCAAAACCGCGCCTGGGATGCCGCCAAGCTCGATAACAAGCCCGCCGTGTATCCGCATCAAATCGCCTTCAATGCCATCCCGCAGGTCGATAGCTTCCTCGAAACGGGCTACACCAAGGAAGAGATGAAAATGGAGAACGAAGGCCGCAAAATCATGCATCACCCGGACTTCCGCGCCTCCGTGACCTGCGTGCGCATCCCTGTCTTCCGCGCCCACAGCATCGCCATCACTGCCGAGTTCGAAAAACCCGTGAGCGTCGAGTCCGCACGGGCAGTTTTGGCCAAAGCACCCGGCCTAGACATCATCGACGATCCGGCCAACAAGCAGTATCCGCTCGCCCTCGACATCGCAGGGCGTGATAACTGCGCCGTAGGCCGCCTTCGCATGGACTGCGCTCTGGATAATGGTCTCACCTTCTGGGTCGTCGGCGATCAGCTCCTCAAAGGGGCCGCTCTCAATGCGGTGCAGATCGCTGAGTGCCTGCTGTAAAGCAGCCCTGCATCACACGGCTCGGCATCCGGCATGACTCGCATGGGCATGGGACGAATTCTTGACCCCCTGCCCATTCGTGATTATGCGGACATATCCATGTCCGAAAACGCCCCTGCCCCCGCCACTGCCCCCTCACTCGATTTCATCCGCGAAATGATCGCCGCCGATGTCGCGGCTGGACGCAACGGAGGGCAAATCGTCACACGCTTCCCACCAGAGCCGAATGGCTACCTCCACATCGGCCATGCGAAGAGCATCTGCCTGAATTTCGGCCTCGCGCAGGAGTATGCGCCGCAGGCACGCTGCCACCTGCGCTTTGATGACACCAATCCGACCAAGGAAGAAGTCGAGTATGTCGATAGCATCCAAGAAGATGTGAAGTGGCTCGGCTTTGACTGGGGCACTCATCTTTACTACGCCAGCGACTACTTTGAGAAGCTCTATGAGTTCGCCCAGCAGCTTATCGGCAAAGGATTGGCCTACGTGGATGACCAGACACAGGAGCAGATGCGCCTGAATCGCGGCACTCTGACCACTCCCGGCACGCGTAGCGCCTGCGCAGAGCGCAGCGTGGAGGAAAATCTGACTCTCTTCCGCCGCATGCGTGCTGGCGAGTTCAAGGAGGGCGAGTGCGTGCTGCGGGCCAAGATCGACATGGCATCTCCGAACATGCACATGCGTGACCCGGCCATTTACCGCATCCTCCACGCCCATCATCACCGCACGGGGGACAAATGGTGCATCTACCCGATGTACGACTATGCCCATCCACTCAGTGATGCGCTGGAATCCATCACCCACAGCCTCTGCACGCTGGAGTTTGAGATTCATCGCCCTCTCTACGAATGGCTGATCAACAACGTCGATGGCCTGCCAGGACAGCCCTACCAGCGTGAATTCGCCCGCCTGAATGTGACCTACACCGTCATGAGCAAGCGTAAGCTCCTGCGCCTCGTGAAGGAGAATCTCGTGAGCGGCTGGGATGATCCACGCATGCCGACGATCAGTGGCATGCGTCGCCGTGGCATCACGCCTGCTGCACTGCGCTCCTTTTGCAAAACCGTTGGCCTCACCAAATTCAATTCACTCACCGAGGTGGCGCTGCTCGAGCACGCGATCCGTGAAGGCCTCAACAAAACCGCCCGTCGTGCCTACGGCGTGCTGCGGCCGATCAAGGTGGTGCTGGAAAACTACCCCGCAGACCGCGTCGAGCAGCTGGAGGCTCCGAACAGCCCAGAAGATCCCAGCGCAGGCACACGCCAGATTCCGCTCTGCCGGGAGATTTTCATCGACGCGGAGGATTTCA belongs to Verrucomicrobiaceae bacterium and includes:
- a CDS encoding aspartate-semialdehyde dehydrogenase, whose protein sequence is MSTPKNVAIVGATGAVGVEMIRCLEERAFPVAKLTLLASARSAGKKLKFKGQDITIQELTPDSFQGIDIALFSAGGGISRDFAPHAVKAGAVVVDNSSFFRQDPKVPLVVPEINAADVKGHQGIIANPNCTTAISLMALYPLHQAFGVKRIFASSYQAVSGTGAQAIEELANQSRDWASQNRAWDAAKLDNKPAVYPHQIAFNAIPQVDSFLETGYTKEEMKMENEGRKIMHHPDFRASVTCVRIPVFRAHSIAITAEFEKPVSVESARAVLAKAPGLDIIDDPANKQYPLALDIAGRDNCAVGRLRMDCALDNGLTFWVVGDQLLKGAALNAVQIAECLL
- a CDS encoding glutamine--tRNA ligase/YqeY domain fusion protein — its product is MSENAPAPATAPSLDFIREMIAADVAAGRNGGQIVTRFPPEPNGYLHIGHAKSICLNFGLAQEYAPQARCHLRFDDTNPTKEEVEYVDSIQEDVKWLGFDWGTHLYYASDYFEKLYEFAQQLIGKGLAYVDDQTQEQMRLNRGTLTTPGTRSACAERSVEENLTLFRRMRAGEFKEGECVLRAKIDMASPNMHMRDPAIYRILHAHHHRTGDKWCIYPMYDYAHPLSDALESITHSLCTLEFEIHRPLYEWLINNVDGLPGQPYQREFARLNVTYTVMSKRKLLRLVKENLVSGWDDPRMPTISGMRRRGITPAALRSFCKTVGLTKFNSLTEVALLEHAIREGLNKTARRAYGVLRPIKVVLENYPADRVEQLEAPNSPEDPSAGTRQIPLCREIFIDAEDFMEFPTQGFHRLKPGGEVRLKFAFCIICQEVIKDAAGNITELRCTYDETTRHGQKPEGRPKPKGIIHWVSARHAVDAQVRLYDRLFTVETPDADAGEDGDFTQFLNPDSLEVLSDAKLEPSLREAAPGSHWQFERVGYFFVDPVDSKPGAPVFNRTVTLKDGWAKK
- a CDS encoding quinone-dependent dihydroorotate dehydrogenase, encoding MTLLEKFYPVLKPWLFRMDAESAHSLTVKMMVIGHKLGFVQSVAPTHTAEQPASIQCMGLDFANRLGLAAGMDKSASAVDAWAALGLGHVEVGTLTPRPQPGNPKPRLFRLPEHDALINRMGFNNPGIHSAVTRLEKRRSKAIVGVNIGKNFDTPNEGAVNDYLYCLKVAYRVADYITVNISSPNTKGLRDLQAEEAVRQLVAALKKEQAALQQEHGKKVPLLVKIAPDLNDLQIESLARVFNELHLDGVIATNTTIDRSAITGHALATETGGLSGAPVRERSSLVLEAFRMLLRPGTPLIGVGGITAGPHAQEKRRAGADLVQIYSGLVFRGPALIRETLAALA